GTCGCCGACGTGCCTCGAGTCGCTTCTCTCGAGCTCGGACAAAACGTTGGCCTCAAAAGTCAGAGAGGCCAACCTGAAAAAGAAATCCCTGACACCATCTCCTGGAACAataaaagagaaggaggaaagagtttagtgagacagaaagaggatATAACAGAACAGCATGTAAGTGATGGTGACTGACGGGGATTTGTTCATGCTATTATGTGTTTGACTCCCACCTGACTTGGCAGACACAGCCCAGTACTCTGCTTTGATTTCCTCAGAGAGTCTCATGGCCTCCTCCTCAATCTGAGCCAACTGATCAGGAGACTGAGGAGcgaaatacagagagagagaaggcaatAGGAACAGGGAAGTGGAGGAAAGTGTTGAAGGAAAGAACAAGCTTTAGGCCATTGGTCACTACAGAATTGGGCTCATCATAAACTAAAAGTAAGATATTCAGAGCTGCAACGACGGGTCGATAAACAGATCGATCAACAGAACATTtttctgcaactattttgataattgaagcAGAAGAGCCGAACATCTGATGGTTCCAGGTTCTCAAATGGGAAAATGTACTGCTTTACTTTGCCTTACatgatattaaactgaatatttgtgGACTTTGGActgtcaaacaaacatttgacGGACTCTAGGAAATTGTCATGGAAATATTTTACTGTTTCTGAAGTTATATGGACTAAACGATTAAGCAAAAATTAtctaaaggagcagtgtgtaggatctggggGTATCTAGCTGTGAggatgcagattgcaaccaactgaactcTGTCCCGTGTGCCGAGCGTATAGaagagctacggtggctgacacgaaaacgtgaatggccctctctataGAGCCAGTTGTtataagagtagcgtaggtcatgtggagcagagccagtgtgtagagtgtgtgtgtacatgggaagtgagtggtgaagcaagagagagagagcagcggcggcgactggagcgagtaacgttatcgactccgacccaagcaggaaaaattaaccgtgtttggtttgtccgttctgggctactgtagtaGTGAagtctgtgaagaggacctgctccctatgtagatataaacagctcattctaaggtaacaaaaacacaacaattcttattttcaggtgattatacactaaagaaaacatagttatgaatattatattccatttctcttAATAGATGCCCCTAATTGCTacatactggtcctttaatcaatgataataaaatactttttggtTGCAGCCCTGGAGATATTAGCAAGAAAAAATTTCTTCTGAAagataatttttaaaaagttttttttttttttttttaaaattactgTTAAAATCACCCCTGCCAAAATACAGCACTAaactacattaaaaaataacattaacaaaacttcacattttaattaattatcaaaattgttgctggTTTATTTTCTGACTATCGACTAGAGTTAATTGACTCATTTTTGATTAGTTTCACCCACACTGAGGTCTTTCTTGGTACCGACAAGGAACAGTAAAACACTGGATGGGTCATTTTCCTTCATGGCATCCTCCAGCCACTGcctacacacacaaagacaattATTAGACCTCAAATGCTATTGTAATGATACAATAAGTAGATCAGAATGGGATATCCCTTACCTGGCATGTTCTAAAGAGCCCCCACAGCTTAAGTCAAACACCACTATAATGGCTGGAGGAACGTGAAGAGACAAACCGTATGAAGAGAAGTCAAACAAAGAGCATGATGAGaaagtgtttgtatgtgtgtgtgtgtgtgtgtgtcacaacaCTGTTCATTTACTTCAGTGAAAGGTGAGAGTTGTAATAGTATACTGTAAAGACTGAGCATCATTCACCTTGTGCTCCTCTGTAATATGTTGAAGCGATGCACTTGAAGCGCTCCTGACCTGCCGTGTCCCACCTGAAACAGATCAGATGTTTTAGAATATGATGTtcaggccaggacatctctgcagcaccacaatatttaatttaaaatggtattttgacacatccCGGGACCTCCAGGGGTCCTTGAAGGAGTTCCAAGGGGTCCCCAGAAAATTagaaatagtttattttcactatttcgATTCACTAAGTGAGAccaatgtgagtaagagtcataagagtgactattctgatcataggtttcacttcttatcaatggGACCTAATATGATataatccatctaata
This portion of the Sebastes umbrosus isolate fSebUmb1 chromosome 17, fSebUmb1.pri, whole genome shotgun sequence genome encodes:
- the rab34b gene encoding ras-related protein Rab-34, with the translated sequence MLPPVRKDRVITQLPKCFSPSAALHTKDGFHPQVKAACQVQKTDTVSFNIAKVIVVGDVAVGKTCLISRFRKGAFDKNYKATIGVDFEMERFEVLGVPFSLQLWDTAGQERFKCIASTYYRGAQAIIVVFDLSCGGSLEHARQWLEDAMKENDPSSVLLFLVGTKKDLSSPDQLAQIEEEAMRLSEEIKAEYWAVSAKSGDGVRDFFFRLASLTFEANVLSELERSDSRHVGDIIRLTDSTDADHKPRKKKSNCC